Genomic DNA from Scomber scombrus chromosome 21, fScoSco1.1, whole genome shotgun sequence:
CtagacagcagcagctgctctcTAGAGGAGGTAAATATACATCTGGCAGGAGGATGAATAAAAGGTGAACAGCAGATAAAcaggcagccaatcagagcctgAGCTTGAGGCGGCATCTGATCCCTGATTCGTCAACTGCTTATAGAGGCACCTCCAGCTCCAGCTGCCATTGATGCGTCCGCTGCAGAGTCGACTATcactctccctttttttctgttagttTTGGGTTGAGCAGACCGGCGACATCACCATCTAACAGCTCTCCTCTCGTTTAGCTTCTGTCAGGTGAGTTGTTAACTgtgtatttgttatgttttttccccctctcccaCAGCTGTGTGATAAATGTTACGCAACGTCGTGTGTCACCATCATTGCTATATAACGTTACTGACCGTGCTCTTCCTCGTCAAGCTAGCTTTATCGTTGCTAGCTagcattaacacaaaaaaacaaattcaccATGCCTCAATGATGATGTTAGCTAATGTCCACACAGATTAAAATGAAAGATGTCTGCCTTTttctaaaaatatattattattattgccgCTCAGAGCATCACACAGACCGCAGCCACGATGACGGAGGCGGAGGCGTtggagaagaagcagcagcacaaGCCCAGGAATGGAAATGTTCTTCCAGAGGCCACCAGAGAAGATGTGTTTGATCACACATACAAAGAGAAGGAGGGCCCCAAACCTCCCACGATCATCGTATGGAAAAATGTCCTCTTGATGATTGTGTTACATTCAGGTGCCCTGTACGGCATGTGCCTCGTCCCTTCAGCAGCTCCTTTGACCTTGCTTTGgagtaagtaaaataaaaagaaagtatAAATCTACCTGTTACAATGTTATTTGCAAGTTGGCATTTCCTGTCAGTGAAATGCATACATCACAGCTGTTATGTCATTAAGCCCGCCCACATTGGTGTATGTAACAAAAAAGGTGATTGCTTAGATGTGTTCATGATCCTGCATGGAGGGGGATTATAGATCAAGCAACGTATCATTAGAGATTAGAGATGTAACAGCATGCATtgtcaaactgaaaaatgtacAGTCCATGCCAGTTAgaacatctgtgtgtttttttaagtggtAGTAAAATATCAAAGCTAACAAAAAACTGCACAATTCTTCattaatttgcacattttgttaAAGATAACTGAgatgtgtactgtatgtcccATTGCTCGAAAACTCTTCTGAATAGATTATAATGCTTCCGGCCTTATCACACATGCAATCATCAAATGGTTTTATGCATCCAATCAGTTGTCATCCCACATGAAGTAATTACATTACACAGTGAGTGTCACAGCTCTGTTTAACGTGCCTTGCTTTGTTCATGGTTATTAAATCTCTTGTGGAGCAAGTAGACGAGCACAAACCAGTTCAGGCAAATGCTAAATTTAATAATTTTCAGTTAGAAATGTTGTGCAGGGAAgctattataatgtagtttaacattttcagaGGGACAAATTGGAACTTATTCACAATTATTCTGTCTATGGTGATAAGGAAAGGCCATATACATACAGTGTTGTGAGTAAATGCTGTGGTGTGTTAATAATTTAACATCACTTGTTGGATTTCCTCCAAAGTTGCAGTGTGCGTTCTTAGTGCAAGAAGTGCTATTGAAACTTGAAACTGACTAAAATGTGGTCAAACTAATTAGTTAATGTCTCTCTCCCCACagcctttgtttgttttttgataaGTGCTTTAGGAGTTACTGCAGGAGCTCACCGCCTGTGGAGTCACAGATCCTACAAGGCCACATTACCTCTAAAGATCTTTCTTGGTGTTGCCAACTCCATGGCATTTCAGGTACCTAAAATGCAGCACACAGATCTGCAGTCTTTTGTGTGCACACCTAAAGCTAAAGTCACTCATGATAATAGCTGTTTTCATTGACTGTAAGTACCATGTTGAGTCCACAGTGTAATCTCTGTCTTAACTTTAACCCACAGAATGATATCTTTGAATGGGCTCGAGACCACAGGGTTCATCACAAATATTCCGAGACAGATGCCGACCCTCACAATGCTGTCCGGGGCTTCTTCTTCGCTCACATTGGCTGGCTTTTAGTGCGCAAACACCCTGACGTCATTGAGAAAGGCCGCAAGCTGGAGCTCAGTGATCTGCTGGCTGACAAAGTTGTAATGTTTCAAAAAACGTAAGTAGCTCTTCAGTGATTCATTTTACACCTCATCTAAAGCTGGCTAAAATTGAACAGAAAGTGCACTTTACTTCTCTGGCAGGTAGTGTACATGGTAGTAAAGCAGATTTGGGTTTTATGATTACATTTCCTGTAAATATTTTAAGGGcaataaaggaagaaaaaacaacctcttCTGCCTACTATATATAACTGACCACTGCTGCAGAGTTGTGTCTGCAGTGCAGGTTGTATTAATCCTTCTGATTTAACAAAGTGAAAATAGCTATGATGTAATTCGCGCATGTTCAGATTGACTCAAGTTTTGGCTTCAGTGAAAACCGTGTCATGTGCTGGTGAGTAATAGAGTGAACAATCACATGTCTGACAAGTAGggtatttctgtgtttgtttaatgttaatgttgccATAAGTAAACGGCTTTATTCATTCTCCACCTGCTGTGCCTCCTCAACAGGTATTACAAGCCCTCTGTGCTGCTCATGTGTTTCTTCATCCCCATGTTTGTGCCGTGGTACTTCTGGGGAGAGACTCTGTGGGTGGCATACTTTGTCCCGGCTCTGATGAGGTACACCATGGTGCTGAACGCCACGTGGCTGGTCAACAGTGCGGCTCACATGTGGGGAAACAGGCCCTATGACAAGCACATCAACCCCAGGGAGAACAAGTTTGTCACGCTCAGCGCTATAGGTATGAATGAACTGTGACGTGCCCCTTCCTTTGTtacaaaagtaaatatataGAGAGAACTGGAGCAGTAACTTAAAGCCACAAAGTACAGCACAGTTAAAGGAGTAATTCAAAAGATTATGCTTTACAGTGTTGATTCTTGTTCATgttaatttttggggaatacCTAAATCTTGTCTGGGAGTATTAGAACATTATTAAATTGTGTAAAATTTGATTTTAAGTTTTGTAGGACTGACTTGAGTTGATATGGGGATATGCTGCCTACATTTGGCTACACATTGGCTTCAAAATTTAGGGCAGTGAGAATCAAAGCCTCAAAGAATTTTGGCAAACAATGAGAGGGGCGAGACATGATGAATGGGGATAACTGTCCACACTTTTGAGCAATCCTTCCTTGAAGGCATTCATAATGTTGCACTCATTTAAACAGCATATACACAAATTGGCAGAAATAGTtgaataaatattgaaaaaagagAACCTGAGAGAGGAGTTCAAACCCACTTTATCTCACTTGCATCATAAAGAGGATGTGAATGTCAGATTAGAAGACCTGCTTCCTGTGTAGATACAAGCggatcattttaatatttagtaaacATTAGATAGATAagattatacactaatttaaacatacttaagaatatttatgtttaatttctGCCTCGtccattctgctagatgccactaaatcctacacactgcaccttttgaGGCGTCAGTATGCTTAAAGGATTGTGCTCCAACCAAACAGTTATAGTCCCAAATGCCCTACTAAATTCCCACCCTTAAACATAGTCAATTGCGTTTGTTGTGTTTGAATTGAAACCTACTACAGGTCTCTGCAGTGTTTGATGGGGACTTCAGTGCTGCGCTAACCATGAGTCATTATTCAGATGTTATGGgccaaaacataaaacaatggcCACCCATCtaaactgaaaaataatcaaGTCTATCTTGGTCCATGGCTTGTCTCTCAGTCAAATTTCACTGATATATGTGCAGCAGTTTGGGCGATATCTTGCTAAGTAACtaatagacagagagagaaaacacaacctCTTTGCTGGATTTAATTAGCGTGAGTAACAGGGATCATCGTTTACAGTCatgtaattatttctgtttttgtgactTACCTGACACAACTTGCTACATTGTTATTTTGAGtctaaattgttgttgtttcttgttCCTTACAGGAGAAGGATATCATAATTACCACCACACATTCCCTTATGACTATGCGACCAGTGAGTTTGGGGTCAAGTTGAACCTTACCACTTGTTTCATCGACTTCATGTGCTACTTGGGTCTGGCCAAGGACTGCAAGAGAGTGTCCCGTGAGGTGATCATGGCCCGAACACAGCGCACTGGAGACGGGAGCCACCGGAGTGGCTAAGATAATCAAAGTGTGATCAGCTTCAAGGCAAAGGAATTCGAAAAGAAGACGCTTCACAGTCCTTTGACAGCTATACATTTCTCATTCTCTGAGGATAACAGTCCGCTTCATGAGGGCCTTGACcacattttgcttgtttttgtggtttttgtagCTGTAACTTAAGAAATTCTTTAAagatggataaaaaaaacacatattttgctAAGCTCTTGGCCTTGGTTTCTATTGTTCAGTCAGGCTAAGGTCTTGCAAAGATGTTTTAGATTTTGAAGTAGATTCATTTTCAAAGTCAACTTCATTCTCCGCTGTTTTGCCACTTTGGTGTGCATTCTTCATGCAAGGTCATTCATGTAGCCAATCATTTTTATGTAAGTATTACTCAATTATTAATCAACAAGTGGAGTACTCAACTATAGAGTGACAATGTTTCAACTGATACGGTCCATTACTGATTGGAGACTGTTGCCTTTTATTGCTGATTACAGCAAGATTTTACAGTTCTGatataaattaactttttgagCGCTCTAAtatctggagaaaaaaaagtgatttggCTTTAAGAAAATATGGCACATAATGGAGATGTGAGGGAACCCAGACCATCTTCCTTTGACCTGACTATACTGACAGCCAGCATGCCAAAACTGCATGGAAACCCAGCCGTGCAGCTGCATGTTTCTGTGCATAACTTGGTTGTCTTCTGCAGAAAACCAAATATGTAGAAAGAGTAGAGTTTAACACATAGATTTAGTCTATGTGATGATTGGATCAAGCGTTCTCAGGACAATATAGGGGCACATTTATCATTAAATCAAAACTGCCATTCAAGATTAACACTAAAtgataaatgtcattttaacttgGAGCAATGCGATGCTTTAATtggcttttttgtgtttttaatagataTTTAGTGCcaattttgtgacatttttataaCCATCTCTACGGTCCACTAGAGCACACTAAGTCGATATTGCTTCATGATTGTGGAAGTTTTTTAACCTTGTGGTGTCTGCGCGGCTTCGCTTCCTCTCAAGACTTTATGCAACACGTCCCTCTTTTGTCctgaaacatctgcagcagagaCCACCGGTTGATGTCATTGGTCGACGCAGCAGTCAGTCACGCGACAGTCCTGgtgttacaaaacaaaaacgaTGCACAGTGATATTACTGTAGGTGCCGTACTGAGGTGTTCTGTCGGCAGAACTGCATCTATTTTTGTAACATGCTGCAGAGCTGCAATCGCTTTTGGATCACCAGAACTGTTGCCGTGGTGACTTGGTGGTGAGATGGGGGTCTGGTTTCCCTTTGATGTCCCACAAAGGCTGATTGTCATTgaaaaatttcaggtgcatcaATGTTAATGTCCATCTTTGAGTCTGTTGTGCGGAATGCTTATATtatcttatttatgtatttattttgtcttttttttttcttattgacaTAAAATTATTGCTCAAACCAGAACCAGTTTCTGCAT
This window encodes:
- the scd gene encoding acyl-CoA desaturase, producing MTEAEALEKKQQHKPRNGNVLPEATREDVFDHTYKEKEGPKPPTIIVWKNVLLMIVLHSGALYGMCLVPSAAPLTLLWTFVCFLISALGVTAGAHRLWSHRSYKATLPLKIFLGVANSMAFQNDIFEWARDHRVHHKYSETDADPHNAVRGFFFAHIGWLLVRKHPDVIEKGRKLELSDLLADKVVMFQKTYYKPSVLLMCFFIPMFVPWYFWGETLWVAYFVPALMRYTMVLNATWLVNSAAHMWGNRPYDKHINPRENKFVTLSAIGEGYHNYHHTFPYDYATSEFGVKLNLTTCFIDFMCYLGLAKDCKRVSREVIMARTQRTGDGSHRSG